The proteins below are encoded in one region of Desulfomicrobium apsheronum:
- the sctV gene encoding type III secretion system export apparatus subunit SctV produces MNAFAIARSAVGMITRHNDLSIVALLVIVVGLMILPLPTPLVDAFIGMNMALSFIMLMMSMYVRTALDFSVFPTMLLFTTLFRVGLNITTTRLILLQADAGEIIFTFGDFALGGNFVVGAVVFLILTIVQFLVIAKGAERVAEVGARFTLDAMPGKQMSIDADMRAGVIDMAEAQSRRQRVSQESQMYGAMDGAMKFVKGDSIAGMIIAVVNIVGGTIIGISQNGMTAGEALHVYGILTIGDGLVSQIPSLLVSISAGVLITRTGDSEVNVGTQIGEQFFNQPKALLMAGGLVFLFALIPGFPKPQLFALAACLGGLGYVLRRISLLPQTHDARAELTRSLKPSATPKKSGKPLPGGQRDEFAPTVPIILDISEDMGDSLDYDSLNEELATLRRALYFDLGVPFPGINIRPNPGLEDLSYSLHVNEIPMSRGKLERGMVLVRDTRENLRMLGVDVKEGERFLPDVDPLWVPAAQSPSLARVGISCMSHPRILAYHLSLILSRHASSFLGLQETKYLLDRMEERAPDLVREATRLMPTQRIAEIFQRLVQEQVSIRDLRGILEALVEWSPKEKDAVMLAEYVRTALKRQISYMYSKGQNMLPAILMEPSVEETIRKAIRQTSAGAFLALDPETTQRFMKAVGEAAGRYKTSTQKPVLVVSMDIRRYVRRLIEGEHYGLAVVSYQEITPEISVQPVNRIRL; encoded by the coding sequence ATGAACGCATTCGCCATAGCCCGCTCGGCCGTAGGCATGATCACAAGGCACAACGACCTGTCCATCGTCGCCTTGCTGGTCATCGTGGTGGGGCTCATGATTTTGCCCCTGCCCACGCCCTTGGTGGACGCCTTCATCGGTATGAACATGGCCTTGTCCTTCATCATGCTCATGATGTCGATGTACGTACGTACGGCCTTGGATTTTTCAGTCTTTCCGACCATGCTGCTTTTCACCACCCTGTTTCGGGTGGGACTCAACATCACCACCACTCGCCTCATCCTCCTTCAGGCCGACGCGGGCGAGATCATCTTCACCTTCGGCGACTTCGCCCTGGGCGGAAATTTCGTGGTCGGCGCCGTGGTCTTTCTCATTTTGACCATCGTGCAGTTCCTGGTCATCGCCAAGGGCGCCGAGCGAGTGGCCGAGGTCGGGGCCCGTTTCACCCTGGACGCCATGCCGGGCAAGCAGATGTCCATTGATGCGGACATGCGCGCCGGGGTCATCGATATGGCCGAGGCCCAGTCCCGTCGCCAGCGCGTGAGCCAGGAAAGCCAGATGTACGGCGCCATGGACGGAGCCATGAAGTTCGTCAAGGGCGACAGCATCGCAGGCATGATCATAGCCGTGGTCAACATCGTCGGCGGAACCATTATCGGCATTTCCCAAAATGGAATGACGGCCGGAGAGGCGTTGCACGTCTATGGCATCCTGACCATCGGCGACGGTCTGGTCTCCCAGATTCCGTCCCTGCTGGTGTCCATCTCGGCCGGCGTCCTCATCACCCGCACCGGCGATTCCGAGGTCAACGTCGGTACCCAGATCGGCGAGCAGTTCTTCAACCAGCCCAAGGCCCTGCTTATGGCTGGAGGTCTGGTATTCCTTTTTGCTCTTATTCCCGGATTTCCCAAGCCACAGCTCTTCGCCCTGGCCGCGTGCCTGGGGGGGCTTGGCTACGTGCTGCGTCGCATCAGCCTGCTGCCTCAGACCCATGACGCCCGGGCCGAGCTGACCAGGTCGCTCAAGCCTTCGGCCACGCCCAAAAAGTCGGGCAAGCCCTTGCCGGGCGGGCAGCGCGACGAGTTTGCGCCGACAGTGCCCATCATCCTCGACATCTCCGAGGACATGGGGGACAGCCTTGACTACGACTCCCTCAACGAGGAGCTGGCGACCCTGCGCCGGGCCCTGTATTTTGACCTGGGCGTGCCCTTTCCGGGCATCAACATTCGCCCCAACCCCGGCCTGGAGGATCTGAGCTATTCCCTGCACGTCAACGAGATCCCCATGTCGCGGGGGAAGCTGGAAAGGGGCATGGTTCTGGTCCGGGATACGCGCGAAAATCTGCGGATGCTTGGCGTGGACGTGAAGGAGGGCGAGCGTTTCCTGCCCGACGTGGATCCTCTTTGGGTGCCTGCGGCCCAGAGTCCGAGCCTGGCCCGCGTGGGCATCTCCTGCATGAGCCATCCGCGTATTCTGGCCTACCACCTGTCCCTGATCCTGTCGCGCCACGCTTCCTCCTTCCTGGGCCTGCAGGAGACCAAGTACCTCCTGGACCGTATGGAGGAACGCGCCCCGGATCTGGTGCGCGAGGCCACGCGCCTCATGCCCACCCAGCGCATCGCCGAGATATTCCAGCGCCTGGTGCAGGAACAGGTCTCCATCCGCGACCTGCGCGGCATCCTGGAGGCACTGGTGGAATGGAGCCCAAAGGAGAAGGACGCGGTCATGCTCGCCGAGTACGTGCGCACGGCCCTCAAACGCCAGATCAGCTATATGTACTCCAAGGGGCAGAACATGCTGCCGGCCATTCTCATGGAGCCCTCTGTGGAGGAGACTATCCGCAAAGCCATCCGGCAGACATCGGCGGGCGCGTTCCTGGCCCTGGACCCGGAGACCACCCAGCGCTTCATGAAGGCCGTGGGCGAGGCCGCCGGCAGATACAAGACCAGCACCCAGAAGCCCGTTCTGGTGGTCTCCATGGACATTCGCCGGTATGTGCGTCGGCTCATCGAGGGGGAACACTATGGCCTGGCCGTGGTGTCGTACCAGGAGATCACGCCGGAGATTTCGGTCCAGCCCGTGAACAGGATACGCCTGTAG
- a CDS encoding sigma-54 interaction domain-containing protein encodes MTYEKKFLNTLISLCDDLAWGRPASEEQLFDLTRPGAGPEDYVRLAEAFGMMLVKVEGREFHRDELIAELKTRNAELEEIRVLLDQRNRHLMQTVQDAYQPRRIIGSSEAMRRVVELALSIARRPINTVILGPTGAGKEVVAKMVHYNSSRREGPFVAVNCSAIPENLFESEMFGIEKGAASGVGFRRGLVEEASGGTLFLDEVGEMSLAHQAKFLRVLEEQEVQRVGRNKPLPVDIKVIAATNVSLEEAVREGRFRSDLYYRISVAEIRLPPLCERGDDMLLLAQHFLEEHCARMGRLRLILAPGAREALLAYSWPGNVRELGNEMERAASLTVGDRVEAADLSPRITATVPRRVAVPAFAANISAARNPDRDALAFSGNDPASDHGPHGKGATDLNLHLVERWVVSEALNRCAGNKTRAAELLGITREGLRKKLQRIGMTE; translated from the coding sequence ATGACTTACGAGAAAAAGTTTCTGAATACGCTCATTTCCCTTTGCGACGACTTGGCTTGGGGTCGCCCGGCCAGCGAGGAGCAGCTCTTCGACCTGACCCGTCCCGGGGCAGGCCCCGAGGACTATGTCCGCCTGGCCGAGGCCTTCGGCATGATGCTCGTCAAGGTCGAGGGCCGGGAATTTCATCGCGACGAACTCATCGCCGAACTCAAGACCCGAAACGCGGAACTTGAGGAGATTCGTGTCCTGCTGGACCAGCGCAACCGGCACCTCATGCAGACCGTGCAGGACGCCTACCAGCCCCGGCGGATCATCGGCAGTTCCGAGGCCATGCGCCGTGTCGTGGAGCTGGCCCTGTCCATCGCCAGGCGGCCCATCAACACCGTGATCCTTGGCCCTACGGGTGCAGGCAAGGAGGTCGTCGCCAAGATGGTGCACTATAATTCTTCGCGTCGCGAGGGACCCTTCGTGGCCGTGAACTGTTCGGCCATCCCCGAAAATCTCTTCGAAAGCGAGATGTTCGGCATCGAGAAAGGCGCGGCTTCGGGCGTGGGGTTCAGGCGCGGCCTGGTGGAAGAGGCCAGCGGCGGCACGCTTTTCCTGGACGAGGTGGGCGAGATGAGTCTGGCGCATCAGGCAAAATTTCTGCGCGTGCTGGAGGAGCAGGAGGTGCAACGCGTGGGGCGCAACAAACCGCTCCCCGTGGATATCAAGGTCATCGCGGCGACCAACGTCAGCCTGGAGGAGGCTGTTCGGGAGGGGCGTTTCAGGTCGGATCTGTACTACCGGATCAGCGTGGCGGAGATTCGTCTGCCTCCGTTGTGCGAGCGCGGCGACGACATGCTGCTCCTGGCCCAGCATTTCCTGGAGGAGCATTGCGCGCGTATGGGCCGTCTCCGCCTGATTCTGGCCCCTGGAGCCCGGGAAGCGTTGCTGGCCTATTCCTGGCCCGGCAATGTGCGCGAGCTGGGCAATGAGATGGAGCGGGCCGCTTCCCTCACCGTGGGCGACCGTGTTGAAGCGGCGGATCTGTCACCACGCATCACGGCTACGGTTCCCCGCCGTGTTGCCGTGCCCGCGTTCGCGGCAAACATTTCCGCAGCGAGAAATCCTGACCGCGACGCACTGGCCTTCAGTGGCAACGATCCGGCTTCGGACCACGGACCGCACGGAAAAGGCGCGACGGACCTCAACCTGCACCTCGTCGAGCGCTGGGTGGTCTCCGAGGCCCTGAACCGCTGCGCGGGCAACAAGACCAGGGCCGCTGAACTGCTAGGCATCACCCGCGAGGGTCTGCGCAAGAAACTGCAACGCATCGGGATGACGGAGTAG
- the sctT gene encoding type III secretion system export apparatus subunit SctT: MNLEALFQELRVMDHLLAVLLGMPRLFMIIQTVPFLGGTIVTGQIRVAVAFACYMFIHPMVLDQLDVPQVMTMAVMGQLTLVLLKESLLGFLLGFLAGMLFWAVQCAGFFIDNQRGASMASGADPLSGEETSPLGSLLFQCAVYLFFSGGAFLAFLSLVYSSYEVWPVASLLPAGLFERGADVPLFFAGRVAWLMSTMILLSAPIVAACLLTDMSLGLINRFAAQLNVYILGMPIKSALAAFLLFVSFGLLMSQIGGLFATIGNDLAMLRILFHE, encoded by the coding sequence ATGAATCTGGAAGCCCTCTTTCAGGAGCTCCGCGTCATGGACCATCTGCTGGCCGTGCTTCTGGGCATGCCGCGTCTGTTCATGATCATACAGACGGTTCCGTTCCTGGGCGGCACCATTGTCACCGGTCAGATTCGTGTGGCCGTGGCCTTTGCCTGCTATATGTTCATCCATCCCATGGTTCTTGATCAGCTTGATGTGCCTCAAGTCATGACCATGGCCGTCATGGGACAATTGACCCTTGTTTTGCTCAAGGAGAGTCTGCTCGGTTTCCTGCTGGGTTTTCTAGCCGGGATGCTGTTCTGGGCCGTGCAATGCGCGGGCTTCTTCATTGACAACCAGCGCGGTGCGTCCATGGCCTCGGGCGCTGATCCCCTGTCCGGGGAGGAGACCTCCCCGCTGGGTTCCCTGCTTTTCCAGTGCGCGGTATACCTGTTCTTTTCCGGCGGCGCCTTCCTGGCCTTCCTCTCTTTGGTCTACTCCAGCTACGAGGTCTGGCCAGTGGCTTCATTGCTGCCCGCCGGCCTGTTCGAGCGCGGCGCGGATGTGCCCCTGTTCTTCGCCGGCCGCGTGGCCTGGCTCATGAGCACCATGATTCTGCTCTCGGCTCCTATCGTGGCCGCCTGCCTGCTCACGGACATGTCCCTGGGCCTCATCAACCGCTTCGCGGCGCAGCTCAACGTGTATATTCTGGGCATGCCCATCAAGAGCGCCCTGGCGGCCTTTCTCCTGTTCGTGTCCTTCGGGCTTCTCATGTCCCAGATCGGAGGGCTTTTCGCCACCATCGGCAACGACCTGGCAATGCTGCGGATTCTGTTCCATGAGTGA
- the sctU gene encoding type III secretion system export apparatus subunit SctU, translated as MSEKTEQPTAKRLREAREKGDVCKSQDVPAAMSVLAIAVYLSAMSDSIYETLSTMTEVPMIVMSLPFEQALPLAADVTVACFLKLVLPIVGLVMVTSIVSNLAQVGVLFAFKGAMPKLENISPSKWFQKVFSIKNAVEFLKNILKVVVLSWVVWLIMSAHLKTLFTIPNGNVGHLWAVLGEAMHDLLFAAAGAFCVIAAVDYLFQRWQYNKQHMMSKDEVKREYKEMEGDPMIKGKRKQLQQEMLAQNTLGNVRKAKVLVTNPTHFAVALDYEKDKTPLPIILAKGEGLLARRMIEIAQEEGIPIMQNVPLAHALFETGTENAYIPKDLIGPVAEVLRWVQSLGADGARGR; from the coding sequence ATGAGTGAGAAGACCGAACAACCCACGGCAAAGCGCCTGCGCGAGGCGCGGGAGAAGGGCGACGTCTGCAAGAGCCAGGACGTGCCGGCGGCCATGTCCGTGCTCGCCATCGCCGTTTATCTTTCGGCCATGAGCGACTCCATCTACGAGACTCTCTCGACCATGACGGAGGTGCCCATGATCGTCATGAGCCTACCCTTCGAGCAGGCTCTGCCCCTGGCCGCCGACGTCACGGTGGCGTGCTTTCTGAAACTGGTCCTGCCCATCGTAGGCCTGGTCATGGTTACCTCCATCGTGTCCAACCTGGCACAGGTCGGTGTCCTTTTCGCCTTCAAGGGCGCCATGCCCAAGCTTGAGAACATAAGTCCCTCCAAGTGGTTCCAGAAGGTTTTTTCCATCAAGAACGCCGTGGAGTTCCTCAAGAACATACTCAAAGTCGTGGTCCTGTCCTGGGTGGTCTGGTTGATAATGTCCGCGCACCTGAAGACCCTCTTCACCATCCCCAACGGCAACGTCGGGCACCTGTGGGCGGTGCTGGGGGAGGCCATGCACGACCTGCTCTTCGCCGCGGCCGGTGCGTTCTGCGTTATCGCCGCCGTGGACTACCTCTTCCAGCGCTGGCAGTACAACAAGCAGCACATGATGAGCAAAGACGAGGTCAAGCGTGAGTACAAAGAGATGGAGGGCGATCCAATGATCAAGGGCAAGCGCAAGCAGCTGCAGCAGGAGATGCTGGCGCAGAACACGCTGGGCAACGTGCGCAAGGCCAAAGTGCTCGTGACCAACCCGACACATTTTGCCGTGGCCCTCGATTACGAGAAGGACAAGACACCCCTGCCGATCATTCTGGCCAAGGGTGAGGGCCTGCTGGCCCGGCGCATGATAGAGATCGCCCAGGAAGAGGGCATTCCGATCATGCAGAACGTTCCCCTGGCTCACGCCCTCTTTGAGACGGGCACGGAAAACGCCTACATCCCCAAGGATCTTATCGGGCCCGTGGCCGAGGTGCTGCGCTGGGTGCAGAGTCTCGGAGCCGACGGTGCGCGCGGCAGATAA
- the sctS gene encoding type III secretion system export apparatus subunit SctS encodes MEVTAINYAVQALYLVLMLSLPPIVVASVVGIIFSLIQAITQLQEQTLSFGVKLIAVIATLFVMGGWLSGQILRYATEIFNNFYLS; translated from the coding sequence ATGGAAGTCACTGCCATTAACTATGCCGTGCAGGCCCTGTACCTGGTGCTCATGCTCTCGTTGCCGCCCATCGTGGTTGCCTCGGTGGTGGGCATCATCTTCAGCCTGATCCAGGCCATCACCCAGCTTCAGGAGCAGACCCTGTCTTTTGGCGTCAAGCTCATCGCGGTCATCGCGACCCTGTTCGTGATGGGTGGCTGGCTGAGCGGTCAAATTTTGCGATATGCTACTGAAATATTTAACAATTTCTACTTGTCGTAA
- a CDS encoding tetratricopeptide repeat protein codes for MNLQRQHRETLLILGYMYLRMGELERAGRLFAALIAVSGERAGSSGTPALDVLDRLAHASMAMVDLERDDPGAALDNLHKAMDGRVLSSREAALHLLRARALWRQDRREEARQAVDAFIGLGGRLDGGQSDGEAKSARSDKSGTRA; via the coding sequence GTGAATCTGCAGCGACAGCACCGCGAGACCCTGCTCATTCTTGGATACATGTATTTGCGCATGGGCGAACTGGAGCGGGCGGGCCGCCTTTTCGCCGCCCTCATCGCCGTGTCCGGGGAACGGGCCGGGAGTTCCGGCACGCCGGCCCTGGATGTCCTTGACCGCTTGGCCCATGCCAGCATGGCGATGGTGGACCTGGAGCGCGACGATCCGGGAGCGGCCCTGGACAACCTGCACAAGGCCATGGACGGCCGCGTCCTCTCCTCCCGCGAGGCAGCTCTGCACCTGCTGCGTGCCCGGGCCCTGTGGCGACAGGATCGGCGCGAGGAGGCCAGACAGGCGGTGGACGCCTTCATCGGACTGGGTGGACGCCTTGACGGCGGCCAGTCCGACGGGGAGGCAAAGTCGGCCCGATCAGATAAAAGCGGGACCAGAGCATGA
- a CDS encoding type III secretion protein, which produces MVSSINNLLDPSLGIQDIMDPGLSADGQLPQARPLAASVLREAGLEELYSPLNAARLVEQALCPDVGDGELLRPEVFAANLSESFEALKDSQNPEVRDFLNTDLRLLLENRDLLQAYTGLMIGG; this is translated from the coding sequence ATGGTTTCATCCATCAACAATCTGCTCGATCCGTCCCTGGGCATCCAGGACATCATGGACCCGGGACTTTCCGCCGACGGACAGCTGCCCCAGGCCAGGCCGCTGGCAGCCAGCGTGCTGCGCGAGGCTGGCCTTGAGGAACTCTATTCGCCCCTCAACGCCGCCAGGCTCGTGGAACAGGCGCTGTGTCCGGACGTGGGCGACGGCGAGTTGCTGCGGCCCGAGGTTTTCGCCGCCAACCTGAGCGAAAGCTTCGAGGCCCTGAAGGACAGTCAGAATCCTGAAGTGCGGGATTTCCTGAACACGGATCTACGCCTGTTGCTGGAAAACCGGGACCTTCTGCAGGCCTACACCGGTCTGATGATCGGAGGCTAG
- a CDS encoding SpoIIE family protein phosphatase has protein sequence MILSLRTKLFSLVVAAIALAAVPIILLTFREINDMSLRRERESFGNAVLLVEDNIGSRYLSLLANNILGVMQHKNQLRQMAILTRTTWLDMEGLPDGAGERVIGSWARPLLGFGLHLDLFEASGARILGSPLIRELAMDPERTDLKGRPIATMMRHERLPADGMFAVFGLDQDLVGVLPGAPGPLLVYFLPVPEREAVIALAMQLSDMQKEAAATERQIADSTQEKFDSLELHENGFLALISGESRILAFKGNPQGREEGFIPREGLELAREKGFVDFSDQGAGAGSRVFRIAYFKALDWYIVAAVPRDEMEAPARILLRRMVAFALGSAVLSVLGMLLVTARLIKPLRTLTGQAQALAGIDLTQATSDRDAGDSPLLALARELPVGQRDEVGTLAAAFGDMGRALDQNIRTLMETTTVKQRMEGELNAARDIQMGILPAADAPAHPDCLVASFLEPAKEVGGDLFDYFQVADGRQAIIIGDVSDKGVPAALFMSMTVTLVRFALAQISDPAEVMTRINDRLSENNPGCMFVTLFIGIFDPATGELEYANGGHCQPLVTGPDGSVRAIEGMSGPVVGAMSGLPYELHRTVLGAGETCLLYSDGVSEAMDEERRLFGEDRVEALLAAHGGDTPEKILRHVYEAIEAHRGNAAQSDDITMLCFTRKS, from the coding sequence ATGATCCTGTCCCTGCGCACCAAGCTTTTTTCGCTGGTAGTGGCGGCCATCGCCCTGGCGGCGGTGCCTATCATCCTGCTGACCTTCCGCGAGATCAACGACATGAGCCTGAGGCGCGAGCGGGAATCCTTCGGCAACGCAGTGCTCCTGGTCGAAGACAACATCGGCTCCCGCTACTTGAGCTTGCTGGCCAATAACATTCTGGGCGTGATGCAGCACAAGAACCAGTTGCGGCAGATGGCCATCCTGACCCGGACCACCTGGCTCGACATGGAAGGCTTGCCCGACGGGGCGGGGGAACGGGTTATCGGTAGTTGGGCACGTCCCTTGCTTGGTTTCGGTCTGCACCTCGACCTGTTCGAGGCGTCGGGGGCGCGCATCCTCGGCAGTCCCCTGATCCGGGAATTGGCCATGGATCCCGAGCGTACGGATCTCAAGGGCCGCCCCATCGCGACCATGATGCGTCATGAGCGGTTGCCTGCCGACGGCATGTTCGCGGTTTTCGGCCTGGATCAGGATTTGGTGGGCGTGCTGCCGGGCGCTCCCGGTCCTTTGCTCGTCTATTTTCTCCCCGTGCCCGAGCGCGAGGCCGTCATCGCCCTGGCCATGCAGCTTTCGGATATGCAAAAGGAGGCGGCCGCCACGGAGCGGCAGATCGCCGACAGCACCCAGGAGAAGTTCGATTCCCTGGAGTTGCACGAGAACGGCTTTTTGGCCCTGATCTCGGGAGAGAGCCGGATTCTTGCATTCAAGGGCAATCCCCAGGGGCGCGAAGAGGGGTTCATCCCCCGCGAGGGCCTGGAGCTGGCCCGGGAGAAGGGGTTTGTGGATTTTTCGGACCAGGGGGCTGGAGCCGGTTCCCGGGTCTTTCGCATCGCCTATTTCAAGGCTCTGGACTGGTACATCGTGGCCGCCGTGCCCCGGGACGAGATGGAGGCTCCGGCCAGGATTCTGTTGCGTCGAATGGTCGCCTTCGCCTTGGGTTCGGCGGTACTGAGCGTATTGGGCATGCTATTGGTCACGGCCCGGCTCATCAAGCCTTTGCGCACCCTGACCGGCCAGGCCCAGGCCCTGGCCGGCATAGATCTGACCCAGGCCACTTCTGACCGCGATGCCGGGGATTCACCCCTTCTCGCCCTGGCGCGGGAGTTGCCCGTGGGCCAGCGCGACGAGGTAGGCACCCTGGCCGCAGCTTTCGGAGACATGGGGCGAGCCCTGGATCAGAACATCCGCACTCTTATGGAAACAACCACGGTCAAGCAGCGCATGGAGGGCGAGTTGAACGCCGCCCGGGACATCCAGATGGGTATCCTGCCGGCCGCAGATGCTCCCGCCCATCCGGACTGCCTGGTGGCCTCGTTCCTGGAACCTGCCAAGGAGGTCGGCGGGGATCTGTTCGATTATTTTCAGGTGGCGGACGGCCGGCAAGCCATCATCATCGGCGACGTATCCGACAAAGGCGTTCCGGCGGCCCTGTTCATGTCCATGACCGTGACTCTGGTCCGTTTCGCCCTGGCCCAGATTTCGGACCCGGCCGAGGTCATGACCCGCATCAACGACAGATTGAGCGAGAACAATCCCGGCTGTATGTTCGTGACTCTTTTTATCGGTATCTTCGACCCGGCCACGGGTGAGCTGGAATACGCCAACGGCGGGCACTGCCAGCCTCTGGTCACTGGTCCGGACGGGTCCGTGCGTGCCATCGAGGGCATGAGCGGGCCCGTGGTGGGCGCCATGAGCGGCCTCCCCTATGAGCTGCACCGGACTGTGCTGGGCGCGGGGGAGACCTGTTTGTTGTACTCCGACGGAGTGTCCGAGGCCATGGATGAGGAGCGGCGTCTGTTCGGGGAGGATCGTGTCGAAGCATTGCTCGCAGCGCACGGAGGCGACACCCCGGAAAAGATCCTGCGGCATGTGTACGAGGCCATTGAGGCCCATCGCGGGAATGCCGCCCAGTCCGACGACATCACCATGCTCTGTTTTACCCGCAAGAGCTGA